One Bacteroidota bacterium genomic window carries:
- a CDS encoding T9SS type A sorting domain-containing protein, which yields MKLRIFIFVLAVISFKLYAQPITVDATTYTPQQLVQNVLTSGCLSAQNVVFTGSAAAIGYFDATGTPFDTIFTSGIIFASGNATNAIGPNSSGGISTGLGVPGDTDLDALIPQSTQDASVIEFDFVPSADTLEFRYVFGSDEYPEYVNSSFNDVFAFFLSGPNPAGGSYTNENIAIIPGTTTAVSINNVNNGSNSPPTGPCTNCEYYFDNLNVTNAAIEYDGYTVALTATAIVTPCQTYHIKLAVADAGDSALDSGVFLEAGSFSSGSSVSIQNVSNVGTLNDMYEGCTNFYIFSRNDSLSIADPVMILLQYAGTATMGSDITMFPDTFWIPSGQMSDTIFYDAFNDGIQEPVETFIIEILAGCPCNPSTSADTITIYDFTEFKAGIANTDSMFCGITAPSSYTIQAECVSHPSWFVTFLWNTGETTTDITVTPPPTGTSDVYWVEVSDLCGNSIIDSITIGVSTLSGIDISSQDALCYNACNGQVEVTALGATQQVTYLWSEPTINSPYSGLVYTLCADSYSVTITDASQCSFVGYFAIDHPLIALDPNSGITNTNTVFCENPGTITLETSTNLSDVNYLWSSGNTTPTISFPASLGNSVFWVDISDFCGLTYRDSIVVGVSDFQGLVLSTDTVSCYGSCDGSVNVLGLAGISPFQYNWPTGIGNPNSGNILDLCTGFYGVTVTDDVGCSYDTTFNITGPEDFSLCGISTNYEFCGTSAPPSLILETYVNTGLVTYLWNTGDNGSSIAIVPQSGDVYWVQITDICGNIITDTARIAISDFSGMNLSYADVLCYATCTGQVDATPQNGTPPFRFTWYPSNIGTQTSGVITDLCPGNYMVTIIDDLGCNFDSTFIIGEPDELLISLNAINASSTACTGAATAIVDGGVPPYSYLWNDAQNQTTYNAQDLCAGTYTVSVKDANECIIIDSVEISGFVAISEISNQNQVLIYPNPNHNGNFYIEFDNPFSNYSLKIFDITGKEIRFKYSLNKNIVKIENIPVGINLLQITINNNEIVRKKLVVLK from the coding sequence ATGAAATTAAGAATTTTTATTTTCGTTTTAGCTGTCATAAGCTTTAAATTATATGCTCAACCCATCACAGTTGATGCCACAACATATACGCCCCAACAATTAGTTCAAAATGTTTTAACATCAGGCTGTCTCTCAGCACAAAATGTTGTATTCACAGGATCTGCTGCAGCTATAGGCTATTTCGATGCAACAGGAACTCCTTTCGATACAATTTTCACCTCAGGAATAATTTTTGCCTCAGGAAATGCAACAAATGCTATTGGGCCTAATTCTTCGGGTGGTATTTCTACAGGTTTGGGAGTTCCGGGCGATACCGATTTAGATGCGCTTATTCCTCAAAGCACACAAGATGCTTCAGTAATCGAATTTGATTTTGTACCTTCCGCAGATACATTAGAATTTCGCTATGTTTTTGGATCCGATGAATATCCGGAATATGTAAACAGTAGCTTTAACGATGTCTTTGCATTTTTCTTATCAGGACCAAATCCAGCAGGAGGCTCATACACGAACGAAAACATTGCAATTATTCCCGGAACAACAACAGCAGTCTCCATTAATAATGTAAATAATGGCTCGAACTCACCTCCAACAGGACCTTGCACAAACTGTGAATACTATTTCGACAACTTAAATGTAACTAATGCAGCTATCGAATATGATGGATATACAGTAGCTTTAACAGCAACAGCAATTGTTACTCCCTGTCAAACTTATCATATTAAGTTAGCTGTGGCTGATGCTGGTGATTCTGCATTAGATTCAGGAGTTTTCCTCGAAGCTGGAAGTTTTTCGTCAGGTTCTTCTGTTTCCATTCAAAATGTCAGTAACGTTGGTACGTTAAATGATATGTATGAAGGATGTACGAATTTTTACATTTTCTCTAGAAATGATTCTCTAAGTATCGCCGATCCTGTAATGATACTTTTGCAATATGCTGGAACAGCTACAATGGGCTCAGACATTACAATGTTTCCTGACACTTTTTGGATTCCGTCAGGACAAATGAGCGACACAATTTTCTATGATGCGTTCAACGATGGCATTCAGGAACCTGTCGAGACTTTCATCATTGAAATTCTTGCCGGTTGCCCTTGCAATCCTAGCACATCGGCAGATACTATAACAATTTATGATTTCACTGAATTTAAAGCAGGAATTGCAAACACTGACTCTATGTTTTGCGGTATAACCGCTCCTTCATCATATACCATTCAGGCAGAGTGTGTTAGTCATCCATCGTGGTTTGTTACATTTCTATGGAATACTGGCGAAACTACCACAGATATTACTGTAACTCCACCTCCAACAGGCACATCGGATGTTTATTGGGTTGAGGTTTCGGATTTATGTGGTAATAGTATAATTGACAGTATAACAATTGGAGTTTCCACTCTATCTGGAATTGATATAAGTTCTCAAGATGCTTTGTGTTACAATGCCTGCAACGGACAAGTTGAAGTAACAGCACTGGGAGCTACCCAACAAGTTACTTATTTATGGTCAGAACCTACAATTAATTCTCCTTATTCAGGATTGGTTTATACATTATGTGCCGATTCGTATAGCGTAACCATCACAGATGCTTCTCAGTGTTCATTTGTAGGATATTTTGCAATTGACCATCCGCTAATTGCTTTAGACCCAAATTCAGGGATTACAAATACAAATACTGTTTTTTGTGAAAATCCCGGAACTATTACTTTAGAAACATCTACAAATTTATCAGACGTAAATTATCTGTGGAGTTCAGGAAATACTACACCAACAATATCATTTCCAGCTTCATTAGGAAATTCGGTTTTTTGGGTTGACATTTCCGATTTTTGTGGACTTACATATAGAGACAGCATTGTTGTAGGAGTATCAGATTTTCAAGGTTTGGTGCTTTCCACTGATACAGTTTCATGTTACGGTTCTTGCGATGGCTCGGTAAACGTCCTCGGATTGGCTGGGATTAGCCCTTTTCAATATAATTGGCCTACGGGAATTGGGAACCCAAACTCAGGCAACATTTTAGATTTATGCACAGGTTTTTACGGAGTAACTGTTACTGATGATGTTGGTTGTAGCTACGATACAACTTTTAATATTACTGGTCCTGAAGATTTTTCCCTTTGCGGAATATCAACAAATTACGAATTTTGTGGAACTTCAGCCCCACCCTCCTTAATTTTAGAGACATATGTAAATACAGGTTTAGTTACTTATTTGTGGAACACCGGCGATAATGGTTCTTCAATCGCAATTGTTCCTCAATCAGGTGATGTATATTGGGTTCAGATAACCGATATTTGTGGAAATATAATAACTGATACAGCAAGAATTGCAATATCAGACTTTTCTGGAATGAATTTAAGCTATGCAGATGTACTATGCTATGCAACATGTACTGGGCAAGTTGATGCCACTCCTCAAAATGGAACTCCACCGTTTAGATTTACCTGGTATCCTTCAAATATTGGTACACAGACTTCAGGCGTAATTACAGATTTATGTCCCGGGAATTATATGGTTACAATTATAGATGATTTAGGATGTAATTTCGATAGCACTTTTATTATTGGAGAACCTGATGAATTACTTATTTCCTTAAATGCAATAAATGCAAGTTCTACAGCCTGCACAGGAGCAGCAACTGCAATCGTTGATGGCGGAGTTCCTCCTTATTCATATTTGTGGAACGATGCTCAAAATCAAACAACATACAATGCTCAAGACCTTTGCGCCGGAACCTATACTGTTTCTGTGAAAGATGCTAACGAATGTATAATTATCGACAGTGTTGAAATAAGCGGCTTTGTAGCAATCTCTGAAATATCGAATCAAAACCAAGTTCTGATTTATCCTAATCCAAATCACAATGGTAATTTTTATATTGAATTTGATAACCCATTTTCAAACTATTCATTGAAAATTTTTGATATTACCGGTAAGGAAATTAGGTTTAAATATTCGTTAAATAAAAATATTGTCAAAATAGAAAACATTCCGGTTGGAATAAATCTTTTACAGATAACTATCAACAATAATGAAATAGTAAGGAAAAAATTAGTTGTTCTGAAATAG
- a CDS encoding ribulose-phosphate 3-epimerase, protein MKHLIAPSFLSANFGNLDNDIEMINNSQADWFHLDIMDGEFVPNISFGFPVIEYVKQKATKPLDVHLMIVKPEKFIKRFSESGADILTVHLEACTHLHRTIQEIKKHNMKAGVSINPHSPVHLLEDIICELDLVLIMSVNPGFGGQKFIENTYKKVSQLKQLIKKTNSSALIEIDGGVDNSNAKKLIEFGANVLVAGSYIFNSKNPDLTISEMKK, encoded by the coding sequence ATGAAACATTTGATTGCTCCCTCTTTTCTTTCAGCAAATTTCGGAAACTTAGATAATGATATCGAAATGATAAATAACAGTCAGGCAGACTGGTTTCATCTTGATATAATGGATGGCGAATTTGTGCCAAATATTTCCTTCGGTTTTCCGGTGATTGAATATGTTAAACAAAAAGCCACAAAACCTCTCGATGTTCATCTGATGATTGTGAAACCGGAAAAATTCATAAAAAGATTTTCTGAATCGGGAGCAGATATCCTCACAGTTCATTTAGAAGCCTGCACACATTTGCATCGCACAATTCAGGAAATAAAAAAACATAATATGAAAGCTGGGGTTTCAATCAATCCACATTCGCCGGTACATTTGCTCGAAGATATTATTTGTGAACTTGATTTGGTTTTAATAATGTCAGTTAATCCTGGCTTTGGTGGGCAAAAATTCATAGAAAATACCTACAAAAAAGTAAGTCAACTGAAACAATTAATTAAAAAAACCAATTCATCAGCTTTAATTGAAATTGATGGCGGAGTGGACAATTCCAATGCAAAAAAATTGATAGAATTTGGAGCAAATGTTTTAGTAGCAGGTTCGTATATTTTCAATTCTAAAAATCCTGATTTAACAATTTCAGAAATGAAAAAATAA
- the dnaA gene encoding chromosomal replication initiator protein DnaA, protein MSNNHIKIWNNCLQILRDNLPTVSFKTWFEPIVPLRLEGSILTIQVPSPFFYEYLEEQFIDILGKILKKEIGKDAKLEYNVIIENNQHSDRKPLTNTFPSKNNYTLKSNQDKFISSQENRLIPNPFVVPGIKRLHIDSQLNEDFTFSNFIEGECNKLARTAGIDISQNPLKTIFNPLLIYGGSGLGKTHLVNAIGNEIVSKFPDYVVLYVSSNKFMTQFVESIRNKNINDFINFYQALDVLIIDDIHEFSGKEKSQEIFFQIFNHLHQNKKQIIFTSDKPLSSLSGIENRLISRFRWGLTAKLDFPHYETRLEILKRKIYTNGIELDSKILDFLASNITNNIRDLEGVLITLLAQSTLTKKKITIDLARKIVSELVKSNQKEIDNPFIIKVVSNFFDIPVKELLSKTRKREIVQARQIAMYFAKNCTNNSLSKIGREIGQKDHATVLHASRTVKNLMDIDKEFKQNIEDIEHIIKK, encoded by the coding sequence ATGAGCAATAATCATATAAAAATATGGAATAATTGTCTTCAAATTTTGAGAGACAACTTGCCTACTGTTAGTTTCAAAACATGGTTTGAACCTATTGTTCCGCTTAGACTTGAAGGTAGTATTCTTACAATTCAAGTTCCAAGTCCGTTTTTTTACGAATATTTAGAAGAACAATTTATTGATATTCTAGGAAAAATATTAAAAAAGGAAATTGGAAAAGATGCCAAATTGGAATACAATGTAATTATTGAAAACAATCAGCATTCAGACAGAAAACCATTGACGAATACTTTTCCATCGAAAAATAATTATACTTTAAAAAGTAATCAAGACAAGTTTATTTCCTCGCAAGAAAACAGACTTATTCCTAATCCGTTTGTGGTTCCCGGAATCAAACGATTACATATTGATTCTCAACTAAATGAAGATTTCACTTTCAGTAATTTTATTGAAGGAGAATGCAATAAATTGGCTCGCACAGCAGGAATTGATATTTCGCAAAATCCATTAAAAACTATATTCAATCCGCTTTTAATTTATGGTGGCTCTGGCTTAGGAAAAACTCATTTAGTGAATGCAATAGGAAATGAGATTGTCAGCAAATTTCCCGATTACGTTGTTTTATATGTGAGTTCAAACAAATTCATGACTCAGTTTGTTGAATCAATTAGAAATAAAAATATCAACGATTTCATAAATTTTTATCAGGCTTTAGATGTTTTAATAATTGACGATATTCATGAGTTTAGTGGAAAAGAAAAATCGCAGGAAATATTTTTTCAGATTTTTAATCATCTCCATCAAAATAAAAAGCAAATAATTTTCACTTCAGACAAGCCACTATCGAGCCTTTCAGGAATCGAAAACAGATTAATTTCGCGTTTTAGGTGGGGACTTACTGCAAAACTTGATTTTCCGCATTACGAAACACGACTTGAAATCTTAAAAAGAAAGATTTATACAAATGGAATTGAACTTGACAGTAAGATTTTAGATTTTTTAGCATCGAATATCACAAACAATATCAGAGACCTTGAAGGTGTTTTGATTACCCTTTTGGCTCAATCTACTCTTACCAAAAAGAAAATTACTATTGATCTGGCAAGAAAAATTGTAAGCGAATTGGTGAAAAGCAATCAAAAAGAAATTGATAATCCTTTTATAATCAAAGTTGTCAGTAATTTTTTCGATATTCCTGTAAAAGAATTGCTTTCTAAAACACGAAAAAGAGAAATTGTTCAGGCACGACAAATTGCCATGTATTTTGCAAAAAATTGCACAAATAATTCTTTATCGAAAATTGGTCGTGAAATTGGTCAGAAAGATCATGCCACTGTTCTACATGCTTCAAGGACAGTAAAAAATCTAATGGATATTGATAAAGAATTTAAGCAAAATATTGAAGATATTGAGCATATTATTAAGAAGTAG
- a CDS encoding sugar transferase: MNKPLHISKYLISDILSASAVWTLFYIFRKQWVEPLKFGYDIPVEFGTRYQLGLVTIPIFWVLIYYLVGYYKDIYRKSRLKELGQTLFVSIVGVTIIFFVSILDDTVESYKNYYFSFSVLLSLHFVLTYLPRLWITTRTVHRIQNGKISFSTILIGSNTKALQLYEDFLSKPKSGGNKFVGFINVLDKKNYLLSKFLPRVGELKDLLNIIKEKQINEVIIAIESSEHDEIGRIINKLQETDVTIKVIPDMYDILTGKVRMSSLYGVPLIQITHSLMPVWEENLKRVSDVIIAIFALIILAPVFIFLIFGVKFSSKGPIIYSHERIGRYGKPFIIYKFRSMFIDAEKNGPSLSSKNDSRITKFGKFMRKFRLDEFPQFFNVLIGDMSLVGPRPERLFFIEQIINKAPHYAHLQKVRPGITSWGQVKFGYAENVEEMIIRLKYDIIYIENMSIYVDIKILIYTIRTILEARGK, translated from the coding sequence ATGAACAAACCTTTACACATTTCAAAATACCTCATTTCAGATATACTTTCAGCCTCAGCGGTTTGGACGTTGTTTTATATTTTCAGAAAACAATGGGTAGAACCATTAAAATTTGGATATGATATTCCTGTTGAATTTGGTACAAGATATCAACTCGGATTAGTTACAATACCAATATTTTGGGTGTTAATCTATTATCTTGTAGGTTATTATAAAGACATATATAGAAAATCTCGACTAAAAGAACTTGGGCAAACTCTTTTTGTTTCAATTGTTGGAGTAACCATAATATTTTTTGTTTCTATTCTCGACGATACTGTTGAATCTTACAAAAATTATTATTTTTCATTTTCTGTATTGCTATCACTTCATTTCGTTCTGACTTACCTACCAAGATTATGGATAACTACCAGAACAGTTCATAGAATCCAAAACGGAAAAATTTCATTTTCGACAATATTGATTGGCAGCAATACAAAAGCCCTCCAACTTTACGAAGATTTTTTGTCTAAACCAAAATCTGGCGGTAACAAATTTGTTGGATTCATAAATGTACTCGACAAAAAAAACTATCTCTTATCTAAATTCCTACCAAGAGTCGGAGAATTGAAAGATTTACTGAATATTATTAAAGAAAAGCAAATAAATGAAGTAATCATTGCAATAGAATCGTCAGAACATGATGAAATTGGAAGAATAATAAACAAACTTCAGGAAACAGATGTTACAATAAAAGTAATTCCGGACATGTATGATATTTTGACCGGCAAAGTCAGAATGTCTTCGCTGTATGGAGTTCCATTAATCCAAATTACTCACAGTTTAATGCCTGTTTGGGAAGAAAATCTAAAAAGAGTTTCAGATGTAATAATTGCAATTTTTGCTTTAATTATACTGGCTCCTGTATTTATTTTTCTAATTTTCGGAGTAAAATTTTCATCAAAAGGCCCAATTATATATTCACACGAACGAATTGGAAGATACGGTAAACCATTCATTATATACAAATTTCGCTCTATGTTTATAGACGCAGAAAAAAACGGGCCAAGCCTTTCAAGTAAGAATGATTCACGAATTACGAAGTTTGGAAAATTTATGAGGAAATTTCGATTAGACGAATTTCCACAATTTTTTAATGTTTTGATTGGCGATATGTCTTTGGTAGGTCCTCGGCCCGAACGCCTTTTCTTCATTGAACAAATAATAAATAAAGCACCTCATTATGCACATCTACAAAAAGTTAGACCCGGAATTACTTCTTGGGGACAAGTAAAATTTGGCTATGCCGAAAATGTGGAAGAAATGATAATTCGCCTAAAATACGATATTATTTACATCGAAAATATGTCGATTTATGTCGATATAAAAATTCTGATATACACAATAAGGACAATTCTGGAAGCCAGAGGAAAATAA
- a CDS encoding T9SS type A sorting domain-containing protein — translation MRTKVLIALLILTSIYKLSYSKEVNISIAKKVAENIFYERFPSSINKLSHKIIAAEYTEFESTIPLYYIFDISNENGFIIISADDYVQPILGYSFEGNFDFSKNSMPPALIDFLENYKSQILYVKSNKILPDGKIKAEWAFYKTTFDNNFKNTKSVSPLVSTNWDQDCYYNADCPIDANAPWYLCGRVYVGCVATAMGQIMKYHDYPQNGAGSHTYNAGTYGSLTSNFGNATYNWGNMPNIVNSSNSDVAQLLYHCAVSVDMDFGIDGSGAYTSDARNSLVNYFNYSSSADMKNKNQYTTNQWINLLKDQLDNSKPMLYRGDGPSGGHAFVCDGYNGSNYFHFNWGWSGSYDGYFSVSNLNPGTSTFNQNHGAVIDITPAATIPVADFEADVTTILVGESVNFYDLSYGVPSSFTWIFSGGIPNSSSLPNPGNIVYNTIGNYNVSLTATNYLGTDTETKVEYIHVVAGFPDLVVQSFSISPQVIPPDSSIVSTGAIFNMSSYIAPQSVLNYYISLDTNFNPIVDFHFHSENVPQLSAFSYFPFTHTVPMPYLSTMGTYYMFCVIDGDNYVVETNDDNNEFFQAVTVALPDLVIQNSELDPVEVIPGEEIIASCTFKNVGNSTAEANNIKFFLSENSIYESFDILIGTENVDSIQAQEEIIINKSLIIPQNTAIGNWKIIFYADHDEAVYESNESNNYSFVQFTVEPPLPDLQIINPNSSSDTIFAGETIELSFDLINSGTILSESSLIKYYLSEDSIIDSGTDVFLASQTVDSISIGNTILVDTSVMIPGNMDIGSWVIILLADATEQIQEENEDNNTQFLEIEIVSSFPDLSVQNIFVSSSNIPAGSDVSVNCEILNSGFNFAEASILKYYLSKTETLDSDSILLSSDEVFSLVSTATSYESAEIHIPYSTQPDDYFLLFYADANYQILESNENNNIESYQITVEEASTILFHENENISCFPNPSNGIFEIELKSGSNFEIEVSDIIGNSIFRKSIIDDSNSNTKIDISNKSKGIYLLSVKSENFHIVQKIIIH, via the coding sequence ATGAGAACAAAAGTATTAATAGCATTACTAATTTTAACTTCCATATATAAGCTAAGCTATTCTAAAGAAGTAAATATTAGTATTGCAAAAAAAGTAGCAGAGAATATATTCTATGAACGATTTCCTTCTTCGATCAACAAGTTAAGCCATAAAATAATAGCTGCCGAATACACCGAATTTGAAAGCACAATTCCTCTTTACTATATTTTTGATATTTCCAACGAAAATGGATTCATTATTATTTCTGCGGACGATTATGTTCAGCCAATTTTAGGATATTCTTTCGAAGGAAATTTTGACTTTTCAAAAAATAGTATGCCACCGGCGCTAATTGATTTTCTTGAAAACTACAAGAGCCAAATCCTTTATGTTAAATCAAATAAAATATTGCCTGATGGTAAAATAAAAGCAGAATGGGCTTTTTATAAAACTACTTTCGATAACAATTTCAAAAATACTAAAAGTGTATCGCCTCTTGTGTCAACAAACTGGGACCAAGATTGTTATTATAATGCCGATTGCCCTATAGACGCAAATGCACCTTGGTATCTTTGCGGACGTGTCTATGTTGGCTGTGTAGCTACGGCTATGGGCCAAATTATGAAATACCACGACTATCCACAAAACGGAGCAGGTTCGCATACATATAATGCTGGAACTTATGGCAGTCTGACATCGAATTTTGGCAACGCTACATACAATTGGGGAAATATGCCAAATATTGTCAATAGCTCAAATTCCGATGTTGCTCAATTGCTGTATCATTGTGCCGTGTCGGTAGATATGGATTTTGGAATTGATGGCTCCGGTGCATATACAAGTGATGCAAGGAACTCACTTGTAAATTATTTTAATTATTCAAGTTCGGCTGACATGAAAAACAAAAATCAATATACTACTAATCAATGGATTAATTTGCTAAAAGACCAATTAGACAATTCAAAACCCATGCTTTATAGAGGGGATGGACCTTCAGGGGGACATGCTTTTGTTTGCGATGGATATAATGGAAGCAATTATTTTCATTTTAACTGGGGATGGAGTGGTTCATACGACGGTTATTTTAGTGTATCAAATTTGAATCCAGGCACCTCAACTTTCAACCAAAACCATGGTGCTGTTATAGATATTACACCAGCTGCAACAATTCCAGTAGCAGATTTTGAGGCAGATGTAACTACAATATTGGTTGGAGAATCGGTAAACTTTTACGATTTATCGTACGGAGTTCCATCATCATTTACATGGATATTTAGTGGAGGAATTCCGAATAGCTCAAGCTTACCAAATCCCGGAAATATTGTATATAATACTATTGGAAATTACAATGTTAGCTTGACAGCAACTAACTATTTAGGAACAGACACAGAAACTAAAGTTGAATATATTCATGTTGTTGCAGGTTTTCCAGACCTTGTAGTTCAGAGTTTTTCAATTTCGCCTCAGGTAATTCCACCAGATTCGTCAATAGTTTCAACAGGTGCAATTTTTAATATGTCAAGTTATATTGCACCTCAAAGTGTGCTAAACTATTATATTTCGCTTGATACAAACTTCAATCCTATAGTAGATTTTCACTTTCATAGCGAAAATGTCCCACAACTGTCAGCCTTTTCTTATTTCCCATTTACACACACAGTACCAATGCCTTACTTGTCAACCATGGGTACATATTATATGTTTTGTGTAATCGATGGTGATAATTATGTTGTTGAAACAAACGACGACAATAACGAATTTTTTCAAGCTGTAACTGTAGCTTTGCCAGATTTGGTTATTCAAAATTCCGAACTTGATCCTGTTGAAGTAATTCCGGGCGAAGAAATAATTGCAAGTTGTACTTTCAAAAATGTAGGCAATAGTACTGCCGAGGCAAATAACATTAAGTTTTTCCTTTCGGAGAATAGTATCTACGAAAGTTTCGATATATTGATTGGGACTGAAAATGTCGATTCTATTCAAGCTCAGGAAGAGATTATAATAAATAAATCACTGATAATTCCACAAAATACAGCTATTGGAAATTGGAAAATAATTTTTTATGCTGATCATGATGAAGCGGTTTACGAAAGTAATGAATCAAATAATTATTCCTTCGTACAATTTACTGTAGAGCCTCCATTACCCGATTTGCAAATTATTAATCCAAACTCAAGCTCAGATACAATTTTTGCTGGAGAAACAATTGAACTTAGCTTTGACTTGATAAACTCCGGTACAATTTTATCGGAATCAAGTTTAATAAAATATTATTTATCGGAAGATAGCATAATTGATTCTGGAACAGATGTTTTTCTTGCATCCCAAACTGTAGATTCAATTTCAATCGGAAATACAATTCTGGTTGATACCTCAGTTATGATACCCGGTAATATGGACATAGGAAGTTGGGTAATAATTTTACTTGCTGATGCTACCGAACAAATTCAGGAAGAAAACGAAGATAATAATACCCAGTTTCTCGAAATAGAAATTGTGTCATCATTTCCTGATTTATCAGTTCAGAACATTTTTGTAAGTAGCTCTAACATTCCGGCAGGTTCTGATGTTTCCGTCAATTGCGAAATTCTAAACTCTGGCTTTAATTTTGCCGAAGCCTCTATTCTAAAATACTATCTTTCAAAAACCGAAACATTAGATTCCGACTCTATCTTACTTAGCTCAGACGAAGTTTTTAGTTTGGTTAGCACAGCCACAAGCTACGAATCTGCAGAAATTCACATTCCATATTCGACCCAGCCAGACGACTATTTCCTATTATTTTATGCCGATGCAAATTATCAAATCTTAGAATCTAACGAAAATAATAATATCGAATCATATCAAATAACTGTGGAGGAGGCAAGTACGATTCTATTCCATGAAAATGAAAATATCAGTTGTTTCCCAAATCCTTCGAACGGAATTTTTGAAATTGAACTAAAATCAGGAAGTAATTTTGAAATTGAAGTTTCAGACATAATTGGGAACTCTATATTTAGAAAAAGCATTATAGATGATTCAAATTCGAATACAAAAATTGATATTTCTAATAAATCGAAAGGGATTTATCTACTGTCTGTAAAATCTGAGAACTTTCATATTGTTCAGAAAATTATCATTCATTAA